From Aegilops tauschii subsp. strangulata cultivar AL8/78 chromosome 5, Aet v6.0, whole genome shotgun sequence:
CTCCATTTTAATGGCTGCTGAAGTTCAGAGTTTAGTACGTGCAGCGAAGGGATTCCTTGCCAATAAATACAAGGATTTTGATAAGTAAGTGACCACTATCTGATGGAGCAATTATTTTTTCTATTCGTTTCGGAGAAAATGTTGACATTGATGTCACTAATTATGTCATTTATATGTCACTCATAGCATTATTTATCTCATTTCAGGTTCCAAGATGAACTGATGAACATCTCTCTTGTTGGAATCGAAGCCATCTTTTTGAGCAGTGACCTACACGTGCTATGTGAAGATGTGGTTTATTACTTCTTGCTCAAGTGGGCCCGTGTGCGATACTATTATTCGGAGGAGGAAAGACGCAAGGTCTTGAGTTATCGCTTACTTCCACTGGTACGATTCAGTAATATGAGCTGTGATGCACTGCAGAAGGTCCTAACATGTGAAGATGTTGATATAGACCATGAGTACTTAACTAAGCATATTGCTGAGGTACTTCTACACAAAGCATACCCAAACCAGATGGAAGGTGGTCTTGCAGCAAACGTGACAACATGTTGGCAATTTGCTGAGCGAGCTTACGACTTCAGACTTTTGAGAGTGGTTGCGTTTAATCAACCCTGCCCACAGGTTACAGTTTACATGGATCTAAAGCGTGACGAGTGTTCCCGACTCTTCCCATCAGGAGGTATATGCTCGCAAATGTTCCATCTCGCAGGGCACAAATTCTATCTCTTGGCAAACTGTAAAATGGTTGAGCAGGCAACATCGTACAGCTTTGCCCTATCATTACATATTTTTGATGAGCCGGCAGGCTCAATATGTTTAGATATTGAGTTTGCTGCAAGGACAAAGCCGATAGGAAAATTTGTGAGCAAGTACGGATATAAGAACACCATGACTGGTGATTGGTCGCAGGGATGCAGTGATCTTTTCGGAATGCCATGGTCGACGTTCATTGCTGATGACAGCCTCTTCATCGACGGCGTGCTATATCTGAGAGCCGACTTGACTCTGGTGGAGCAGCCTGAATTACAGACCTGATCTGATATCTCACTCAGCAGAGTTAATTGGGTCGTGTCTTGTGTGCAGTATCAGACGCTTCAGTCGTGGATTTCTGTTTCATCCCTGAAGGGCAATGAACAGAGTAGCTGATGTACGTGGGCCGGCCGTTGCTGCATGTTACTTAGTAATATATGCGTGTGTTTGTGTGTTGCCTTTGTATGTCGTTGTTGCGTGTTGTATCATACAGTTTATGTGGAGAAGCTTTCTCTGTGTTGGTCGTTGTCTTGTAAGTGGTCTGTTGGATCcatgatgcaattgtaagtggaTTTGCAAAAAAAATAAGATGCAGTTGTAAGTGTCACAAAGTTCAAAGGGATTTCAGTTATAATTTTGGATATTGTTGCTTGGCTGGGCATATGGGCAGTGTGGGCTTTTGGGTCCACGCTTGGTGCGGTCTTGTATAGCTATTTTTTTGCTTCGGCGGGAATGTTTGCTGCCTGAATGTGAATGGTGTAAGTAGATTGCACTTGTTCAGCTGGAAGCATTGGAGCGCGATGAGCTTCCCGGCCATTCGTTGTGGAAGCGAGGTCGATGACCAGTGCTAGACGTCCTGCTATAGCTAACTGCAAAAAACTTGAGAGTTTCATCTGGCTTATTATCCTCCAGTTCCTTAATATATAGTTGGTTTTCTAAAAATCAAGTTTCTTAAGCTTTGACAAGATTTATAGAAAAACCCATTCTAAATAAATAGAAACATTTTTTCAACTAGAATACTGAATTTATACCATATAAAGATATATTTCGTAATGAATCTAATGATAATGATTTGGCATTCTAGAAACTGATAATTTTTCTATGAAGTTAGTCAAAGTCTACAAATTTCGACTTCAGAAAATGTAATGTGCACTATACTTTGATTCTTTGGAACGAAGTGAGTAGAGTTTCCTGACAATAGTGTCGATACTACTCTATGTCCGTCCACTATAAATGAATGAAACTGAAGCACCAAGActcatctactccctccattcctaaatacaagtctttttaaagatttcaataaggactacatacagatgtatataggcATATTTTCATAGTTTTAAAAACCGAACCGGTTATTGAACTAGCAAGGCCGTCGGTTCTggtttatcggtcagaccgccgGTTCACCGGTTCGATTGTCAGTTTTCTAAGCAATGAGTAATATATACTTTATCAATAAATACATCAATCAATTGATAAAAAAAAGTGTAATCACACATAGAGTAACTAGtaactactactccctccataaggaaatataagagtgtttggatgactactttagtaatctaaacgctcttagaTTTCTTTACAGAGGGGGTACATGTTAATATCTAATTCATGTACGTGATAAAGAAATGTGTAGTTGTTGTCGCGCGGAGCCAGAGCGGCAGGGTCGATGCACCACGGCGCCGAGAAAGGGTGGTTGTAGAGGGGGGTCCGACGTCTGATGAGTTTGTCTCTGTGGACAAAATCAAGAGAGAAAGCTCCCAATCGTCTGAAACCCTACCAAAGAGGGTTTTTTTCTTTAACAACTCTACCCTCAGCTTGTACACACAAAAATGAGTCGATCGAGGGGCTTTTTGTGGAATCAACATCGTATATAATTATCTATAGATCGAATTTCCATCTGAAATCATGTGGGATTGTAGAAACATATCCCTCATCGTTGAGTTTAATTCCTtacctgttggggatataactactgggtatgacccgcctaggaggggccgggtcatgccACTGGCGGCTTAAAGATGAAGAGGCCTGATAAGGTCCAAGAAGATATGAAGATGGAGGTTCATGAAGCAAGcttattgaaggcccaagacccagaggcgacCAGAGGACCAAAGGGATGAGCCGCcatatgtttaacttgttttgtaAAGCAAGCTTAGTTAGAAACCGAGCCGGTCACGTTTGTGTGAGCCCGCCGGGACTTTGTAAGCCGTCGGGCATCaacctgtatataaaggggtgacccggcggcgggttaactcaagtAACAAtcaatcgagaactaggtcaagcgtattcacTCCCTGGTGATCGAAACTCAAGCAATACGACCTAAAgtaggagtaggcttttacctcgttgagaggagccgaacctgggtaaaactctctgtgtcctttgtcccatttaaccccttcaagctaacctagttATGATGGTTCTacacctaagtccttttgctagggcatctgccgtgttaagtccacgacagttggcacccatcatggggccagcgcacggtggtttcgagttcttgaagggcagcttctcagggatcaagggatatgccatgggccggatgactaagagccgccgcggcaagctctacatcgacggcgctggctggggccccgaggccggctcaattgagtacgggcaccgggtccccttcggcggaatccacgtcttcattggcaagattggcgagtcggggcctgagccggacacctgcaccgacGTCATCAAGAGGGCTCAGCGCGCATGACTTGCCAAGGTTCAAACCGCTGTGAAGCACGCCTTTGTTGGTTTCGTCCATGGGGTGGATCTTGAAGAAGGATCTGTGTCTGGTGGAGAGACATCCATCTACTCTGATGATGGGTCCTCGACCGGTGAGACCAATTCcatgtatcaactgcaagacagCGGGCTTGGTGgctattccgatggcaacagtattccggatcCCTATGAGCCGCCAAACAGAGTCGCGATCTTCATGGCCAGTACCCAACCGGTGCTCAATTCATCAACTGCTGCGGCTATGACTTCCTGTTCAACAGCTGAGGCGACAACCAGAGCGAGCAGCTCTGCGCGCCCGCTGGCTCAAGTTTTATGTGAGTTCTTGGATGCTTTGGCAACCTTATTGGAAGTAGAGGTAACCCCCGAGACTCAAGCACATCATAAGGTTGACGTCGCGAAACTGCGAGATGAGatagctgaaggaaatatgccctagaggcaataataaagttattatttatttcctcatatcatgataaatgtttattattcatgctagaattgtattaaccggaaacataatacatgtgtgaatacatagacaaacatagtgtcactagtatgcctctacttgactagctcattaatcgaagatggttgagtttcctagccatggacatgagttgtcatttgattaacgggatcacatcattaggagaatgatgtggttgacttgacccattccgttagcttagcacttgatcgtttagtatgttgctattgctttcttcatgacttatacatgttcctatgactatgagattatgcaactcccgtttaccagaggaacactttgtgtgctaccaaacgtcacaacgtaactgggtgattataaaggtgctctacaggtgtctccgaaggtacttgttgagttggcgtatatcgagattaggatttgtcactccgattgtcggagagatatctcagggcccactcggtaatacacatcactataagccttgcaagcattgtaactaatgagttagttgcgggatggtgtattacagaacgagtaaagagacttgccggtaacgagattgaaataggtattgagataccgaccatcgaatctcaggcaagtaacataccgatgacaaagggaacaacatatgttgttatgcggtttgaccgataaagatcttcgtagaatatgtgggagccaatatgagcatccaggttccgctattggttattgaccggagacgtgtctcggtcatgtctacatagttctcaaacccgtagggtccgcacgcttaaagtttggtgatgatcggtattatgagtttttgtgttttgatgtaccgaaggtagttcggagtcccggatatgatcacggacatgacgaggagtctcgaaatggtcgagacgtaaagattgatatattggatgactatgttcggacaccggaagtgtttcgggaggtttcggacatttaccggagtaccggggggttaccggaaccccccggggagtatattgggcctaatgggccttagtgggagaagaggaggggcggccagggcagccgcgcgccccctccccctctagtctgaattggacaaggagggggcggcgcccccctttttccttctcctcttctctcccttccttcccttctcctaatccaacaaggaaaggaggagtcctactcccggtgggagtaggacttcccccttggcgcgccctccttggccgcccgtctctcctcccttgctcctttatatacgggggcagggggcacctctagacacacaagttgatctgttgatctctcctagccgtgtgcagtgcccccctccaccatattccacctcggtcatatcgtagcggtgctcgggcgaagccctgcgtcggtagcaacatcatcaccgtcatctcgccgtcgtgctgacggaactctcccgtgacgCTCTGCTgcatcggagttcgtgggacgtcatcgagctcaacgtgtgctgaactcggagctgccgaacgttcggtacttggatcggtcggatcgtgaagacgtacgactacatcaaccgtgctgtgctaacgcttccgctatcagtctacgagagtacgtggacaacacgctcccctctcgttgctatgcatcaccatgatcttgcgtgtgcgtaagaatttttttgaaattactacattccccaacagtggcatccgagccaggtttatgcgtagatgttatatgcacgagtagaacacaagtgatttgtgggcgatacaagtcatactgcttaccagcatgtcatactttggttcagcggtattgttggatgaagcggcctggaccgacattgcgcgtacgcttacgcgggactggttctaccgacgtgctttgcacacaggtggctggcgggtgtcagtttctccaactttagttgaactgagtgtgacTACACCTGGTCCTTGAGAAgattaaaacaacactaacttgacgaactatcgttgtggttttgatgcgtaggtaagaacggttcttgctcagcccgtagcagccacgtaaaacttgcaacaacaaaatagaggacgtctaacttgtttttgcagggcatgttgtgatgtcatatgttcaaggcatgatgctatattttattgtatgagatgatcatgttttgtaaccgagttatcggcaactggcaggagccatatggttgtcactttattgtatgcaatgcaatcgccctgtaattgctttagtttataactaagcggtagcgatagtcatagaagcaataggtggcgagacgacaacgatgctatgatggagatcaaggtgtcgcgccggtgacgatggtgatcatgacggtgcttcggagatggagatcacaagcacaagatgatgatggccatatcatatcacttatattgattgcatgtgatgtttatcctttatgcatcttattttgctttgattgacggtagcattataagatgatctctcactaaatttcaagataaaagtgttctccctgagtagcCAAAGCTCGTCGtcccgagacaccacgtgatgatcgggtgtgataagctctacgttcatctacaatgggtgcaagccagttttccacacgcagaatactcgggttaaacttgacgagcctagtgTTGGGGAACGCTGTAATtacaaaattttcctacgcacacgcaagatcatggtgatgcatagcaacgagaggggagagtgtgtccacgtaccctcgtagaccgaaagcggaagcgttagcacaacgcggttgatgtagtcgtacgtcttcatgatccgatcgatccagtaccgaacgcacgtcacctccgagttcagcacacgttcaactcgatgacgtcccacgaactccgatccagccgagctttgagggagagttccgtcagcactttgttctcatacatggttcccatctcagatttcatggcctcaagccattttgcggaatctgggctcaccatcgcttcttcatagttcgtaggttcgtcatggtccagtaacataacctccagaacaggatttccgtaccactccggtgcggatcttactctggttgacctacgaggttcagtaacaacttgatctgaagtttcatgatcatcatcattaacttcctcactaattggtgtagacgtcacaggaaccgtttctgtgatgaactaccttccaataagggagcaggtactgttacctcatcaagttctactttcctcccactcacttctttcgagcgAAACTAttcctctagaaaggatccattcttggcaacgaatgtcttgccttcggatctgtgatagaaggtgtacccaacagtttcctttgggtatcatatgaagacacatttctccgatttgggttcgagcttatcaggttgaagctttttcacatagtttaagaaacgacaactttggtttcttgccaaaccatagttcataaggcgtcgtctcaacggatttttatggtgccctatttaacgtgaatgcggccgtctctaaagcataaccccaaaacgatagcggtaaatcagtaagagacatcatagatcgcaccatatctagtaaagtacgattacgacgttcggacacaccattgcgctgtggtgttccaggtggcgtgagttgcgaaactagtccgcattgtttcaaatgtagaccaaactcgtaactcaaatattctcctccatgatcagatcgtagaaactttattt
This genomic window contains:
- the LOC109744802 gene encoding BTB/POZ domain-containing protein At2g46260-like codes for the protein MAGKPISAVKALHINSAILAARSPFFQKLFTNGMKESDESHPRIRIADSEENSLMELLRFMYSGKLTTIEPTLLLDILMPADKFEVPACIRYCSQLLISRPMTTESALLYLGHPCSILMAAEVQSLVRAAKGFLANKYKDFDKFQDELMNISLVGIEAIFLSSDLHVLCEDVVYYFLLKWARVRYYYSEEERRKVLSYRLLPLVRFSNMSCDALQKVLTCEDVDIDHEYLTKHIAEVLLHKAYPNQMEGGLAANVTTCWQFAERAYDFRLLRVVAFNQPCPQVTVYMDLKRDECSRLFPSGGICSQMFHLAGHKFYLLANCKMVEQATSYSFALSLHIFDEPAGSICLDIEFAARTKPIGKFVSKYGYKNTMTGDWSQGCSDLFGMPWSTFIADDSLFIDGVLYLRADLTLVEQPELQT